The region GGAAAATGGCATCATTTTCCCGCCTgaactcctccttcttctcttccttcgctCGTCGCCAAACGAAAGTGACGTGCGACAAGTGAGTATGCTGTGTCGAACCTTTTCAACTCTAGCGAgaagagagacacacactAGAGGAGTAACAAAttaatttgcaatttattGCTTATCGAGTGCTTGTTTGTTGGAGAAGAGTTTGAGCGGCCCGGAGGAGTGTATCGGGtacagatggatggatgccgAACGGAACAatgttttccaactttttcTCTCACGCGACCGGCCCTAACCGGCCGAGCTCTTCTCTTCCGATCGAAcgggaatcatcatcagcatcatcgagcaCCAGGGAGAGCGCACACGCGCATGGTGGATTCGATTCGCGCGAGTGGGAATGGAATTCGAATTGTTAGTGGTCGCCGCGAGGCCAGAGGGGAgtggtgctctctctccctctccctctcgtgcATCCGCTTGCTGCAAATAATTGCATTTGCAACAAATTTTCCGaagcaaattaattttcctctcCTCCACCGACACCGTCCTGTGAAGGTTGGGCTCTCGGAATAGTAACACCGCCGCCGCACCCAGTTAATGGAACAACGACGAGCGAGCGGAGGAGGTGCACGGATGCAGCGAATCGGGTCAGAGctgccactactaccaccCCGCGAGAGCTCGGAGGGTgactttagtttttttttcttcttttaatcCAGCATCACGGAAGGCAAGCTGACAGGGGAAGGGCGGCGGCAGGTTGTATGTGTCGACCTCTCTCTCAGTTGCGGGCTTTGAGTTTATGCCGCCCTCCGGCCAGTTTCGCGATGGTGAAATATGTTGGCCACACTGGGGCAAATGAAGGGCAGGAATCGTGCCAGAGGGAGaggaaaatattaattttcataCCGCCAGCACCGAGGGGGGGTGCCTTGGGTTGAGATTTAGGAACCAAGAATTCCGTTGGTATGCGATGCAAGGAGGTGCTCTGTCCTGTACTGCATAAAGGAGGAAGGAGTGTGTCACGTCATGTTGGGTTagttccgtttgtttgaacGAAATTGTTTCATGTGGTCTCTCTAGCTTCTAgcccggggcggggggttaCAACTTAACTTATGATTCGTGTTTGTTGCTCACGAGCTGCTGCGAGCTACCATTTGGGGGTCGCATTGCTACAAaccgagttgctgctgcctcatGGTCCTGCAATAAGTCGAGTCCCCCACCTTTCGGATTGGTATGTCATTCACATCAAGTATATGGCTGCCACAGTAgtggccagctgctgttgctgctgctgcttacgaTTTTATTGTCTCTCTATTTAGTGAACGCACGGCGGCGACTTCTTTTTGGAGTGTCGCGCAGCTTAACAGAGATTAGATATCAGTGAACGCGTTATCATACACGCCACAGTTGTCATCATACAGCAGCGCAGTTGGTTGTGAAATTGCATTCGCCGACAAATTAAGAAGCCGGCCGACCGGTACACACCACAGGGAGATGATAACTCTACGGTCTCTTATCTCTGGCAGtgtctttcggtttcggaaggCGCTGCGTAATTTCGAAAGGAAATTGTCAATAAGCGAAGGAGGGTCAGTCAATGAAGCAATCTACCGGAATGCGTTATGAAAACATCAGATCATAGATCGTGGATCCCATATCATCCTCAATAAGTGCgtgaagagaggaagagaataCATGCTTCGGGGTCATTTGTGTGGCGTTGGTTCAGAAAATTGAACATGACGCACTTCCTTCTTCACGACCATCTAACGGTTAACGGATGAGACACACTCTTACCAAAAATCTCACGACCATTTATGGTCACCCTCCGCTCCTCCAcaagacatcatcatcactcgaGGACCCTTGAAAAGTGGTACTATAACCACATCAATGCGAAGaaatgatcgtgatgatgatgctgggaatgatgatgatggtggtggcctatGGCCtacatttttttcatcatcttcttttcaattgaaacaacaCAAATCCCATTAGGCGAGAAGATAGCAGCGTGCGTGATAGCTTATGTGTGGAATGACAGCAGTATGTACGGCCGAGAGTCGGGCGGCAAGGGGGGCTAATGCTCTCCATCTTCCCATAAGAGACACGCCGGTGAATGGCATTTTTAACGGCACATCGTAGAACTTCCTTCGACCACCAACAAGCAGCACTTGACAAGTACTTTTTGACGAGAAAATAATCCTTCCTCGTCGTTGAgttggattttcttttatttcctttcgacACTCACTTGACTCCTCTTCAAGATATCGGTCggcaatggcgatggcgacatTGTGATGACGGCGATGGCTTGTCATTTGTGGTCCgccgtgtgcccgtgtgccaTACATATGGAAATTCAATTGTAACTTTATGACCAGCACGCACACCCTGCCATCAACCGTTACCCCGGGTTAAATATTCAATCTTTTTCTCCCCTCAAGTAGCTGTTGTGTGCCGCACCGCTCCGAATGTGGTATCAGCGTACTCGCATGTCTCTCTGTCCATTGGCGCGCTCCTAATACATCTGTCATCATCAGGCGCGGCGCGGCGAACTCGAAGCCAATCATAAAGTCCcccacaacacacacggacacgtTCGCCAACGCCATCAATACTAATTGAGAGCAATGGCTCTGATATCTGTCCATTCAGCGTGCAGTAGAGGTGGCGCTAAACGATGTGGTGTTCCCTGGCAAATTGGCCTTCACGCGAGATGAATTCCAAATCGGGAACATTCCGCGATTCCGCGAAAGAGACCACGTCACGTGGGTATGATTGGGGACACTTTTCAATTAGAGACGGAGACACACGGGACCGATGGGCGATGATTTTAATGGTTCACAGTTTACGGAGCATTAACATTtagcgagagagggaaattCTCGCGCGGAAAGAGGTTTCTCGATAACTTTCTGATGATCATAAATTTCATCCAATATAAGGTCAATCACAAGTGACGTTGGACTTTAGCTTCCGATGTGGCTTTCGAGGAGACAAGACCGGAAGATGGCAACGGGGCAtgttcgatgcgatgcgttttgTTCGTCAAaagatcgatcaatcgacaAAAGATCGATCGGACGCCGGAACTTtcactcgatgctgctgccagtgtgGGAACATTATCCGTTTGAGCCTGTGCCAGACAGGCAGCAAGCATGTCGCTCCAGAGCCGGATCTCAAGAAAGCAACAGGCACGCCGGACCGGAggaagatgaaatgaaatccatGTCGTACAATGTGTGTGGAGTAAGGGGGACATCAGTCGCTCCCCTAATGCTGGACCCTTTCGGAAATGAAGACTGACACTAATTGACGTTTTATTTTGCTCATTTTCTCAGGCTCACGTGGTGGCGGCGTTCGAGCAGAGTCTCTCCAACATGACCCATCGGCTGCAGTCGCTTACGGCGACCACGGAGAAGAAGGTATGTGTCCGAAGAGGAGGGTCAAAGAGGCCGAACACATTATGCAAGATGAGCACTGGTCGTTCTGATACGTggaatctctttctctcttcccctcaGGATGGCGAGATATTGGAGATGCGCCAAACGATAGAACTGTTGCGGAAGCAATCGATCCAGGCCGGTTTAACTACCGCCCATATGCAGAGTATGGGCGTACAAGTTAATGGACAGGTCAACGGAACGACGGTAAGTGTGTTCACCTTCCGTGAGCTCTGCTAGTTCTAGTATGCTTTTCATTTGCTAATGGGCtatgctttctctctcccttctgaCCAACAGATTGCAACGGAGCAGACAAAAACTTCGACGACcaatagcaacaacaccaccaccaccaactccaacGGAGCCAATGGTGCGGGTTCTACGGCGGCCTCCGCGACGGCAACTGCCGCTGGTGGTTTGGAGATGCAACGACACCACAGTTCCGATTCGATGTGCTCGCTGAATTCGGTCAGTTCCGGCTGCTCAGCGCAGGATagcaagaagcagaagaagaagggctgGCTGCGCAGCTCGTTTACCAAAGCCTTTTCGCGCAATGCAAAGATTTCCAAAACCAATCGCCACGTGGTGGCCGGTACGGCGGGTACGATTGCAGCGGCCGGTGGCGGAGGATCATCACATGTGACGGACAGTGCcggcaacaaccaccatcatcaccatcaccatcatcaccaccatcacggtggTCCGCTGGTGGAGAATGGAGCGGGAGCGGTAAAGCCTCCGCTGAACGGTGGGCTCAAGCAACATGgcattccaccgccaccgagtgcCGGACTGCCACCGCCTTCACCGACCAAGGGCAGTCCCCACAAAACGTTGCAACTCATCGATAATGGTAAGTGGATGGCTGCATTATGTTCCGTTCGCCACATCCATTCTAACGAACGTACATTCTCTTTCCTTGCAGCCAAACCCGTCGATGCCGTGGAGTTAAATGGCAATCCGGTAGTGGAAGATCTCAAGAAGCAGCTACGGGAGAAGGATCTCGTCCTGACCGATATACGCCTGGAGGCGCTCAGTTCGGCATCGCAGCTGGAAAACCTAAAGGATACGGTGATGAAGATGCGGCAGGAAATGATGAACCTCAAGCAAAACAATGAAAGACTGCAGCGGCTAGTGACGACCCGGTCGCTGGCCGGAAGTGAAGTGTCGCTCGGTCCCGTGAGTCcaaacggatcgatcggtgaacCACGACGGTACAGTCTGGCCGCGGATAATGGTATGGGCCGGGCACCGTTAGAGCTTCCACAGAATCTGGACGAGACGGAAGAGGACAACATTCCGCCTGCTCCGGCACCGGAACCTCCGCCAGCACCCCTTAGCCCCGCGATCATCGCTGAGCTTTCGCCAACGATTGAACGGGCAGCGCTGGTGAATGAGATCCTCACGACACCGGCCGAAGATGTGGCTGACCCGGTCGATGGTAAAAAGATCTCGATCGCCGTCTACCTCGGTCAACCGGAATCGTTCCAGAAGTACGCGGAAGAGATGAACGAATGTGATAACTTCTACCACTCGTCGCCGGATGGTGATGAGATGGAGAATAAGCTTGGGGACCACGTTGGCCGCAAACAGTCTTCGTTCTCCGTTGGTAACGATGTGGAAGCGAACGAGTTCGTCATCGCCTACACGTACATCTCGGGCAAGACGACCTGGCAGAATTTGGACTATATCGTCCGGAAGACGTTCAAGGATTACCTTTCGCGTATCGATCCTGGTACGAATCTGGGACTGAATACTGATTCCATCACGTCGTACCATCTGGGTGAAGCGAAGCGTGGTCCGGAGATGGGATTCCCCGAGTTGCTGCCCTGTGGCTACATTATTGGTAATGTGAAGACACTTTACATTTGCCTGCAGGGTGTCGGTAGCCTTGCGTTCGATAGTCTGATTCTGCGAAACATCGTTCATCGATACATTTCGCTGCTCACCGAGCACCGCCGACTGATCCTGTGTGGTCCGAGTGGAACAGGAAAGTCTTATCTGGCACGTAAGCTGGCCGAATTCCTGGTCGCACGTGCTGGGCGAGACAATCCTCTCGAGGCGATCGCTACTTTCAAGTACGTAACCGAATGTGGATCCATTGTGGACGAACCGATGACGGTATTAacaaatatttctttttttagtGTTGACCACAAGTCTTCGAAGGAATTGCAGCAGTATCTCGGACATATTGCCGAGCAAGCTTCGATGGCGAACGGTGCCGCAGAAGATCTACCAGCAGTCATCATTCTCGATAATCTACATCACGCTTCGGCTCTTGGCGATGTGTTCTCGTGCTTGCTGAGTGCGACGGCTTCGAAGTTGCCCTGCATTATTGGAACGATGTCACAGGCCACCTGCAACACCACCAACTTGCAGCTTCATCACAACTTCCGCTGGGTAAGTAGACTCGGTTCTGGACAAAGATGGAGAAAGTGTGAACAGTTACTTACATTGTTCGTTTCTCTTCTGGTTCTACAGGTCCTGACGGCGAACCACATGGAACCGGTGAAGGGATTCTTGGGACGCTTTTTGCGCCGCAAGCTCTTCTCGGTAGAGCTGcacaatcaacagcagcagccgcagcttGAAAAAGTGCTCAAATGGTTGCCCACAGTGTGGCAGCACATTAACAGCTTCCTGGAAACGCACAGT is a window of Anopheles aquasalis chromosome 2, idAnoAquaMG_Q_19, whole genome shotgun sequence DNA encoding:
- the LOC126573074 gene encoding protein sickie isoform X4 produces the protein MFNECRSSRGDHLDSVGTNPPAMEQQQQQHHSHVNGKSARHSAGSTVGANGREYWGKLPEPSAGGGGGGSSSQHSSQPPSPTSSRKDKSGSSPSQSRRSTPSSKSTSSGRSKAAAGVPQSFGYIKRTNGSSSMPGVDQQQQQQQQLVQQQQQQQQQGQNLLTGGRTAHVSAVPRSGKLKVSGGTQTTTADFQAKVQQHPQYRSFSLTGPGAAQLSQSVKERFGSGTHSLPKPGLDMHVFQHRMSNRASAKLTDGSLSDTQTYAEVKPDYGSYAMWLKHSSTASSRLSEGDTLDAIAIGTSPAAAVAAVTGSPGPATRPHKLLHHTRGETQQPHHQHHHHHTTGHTSNNSPRLNRSNSISYLKERTYPRSTKSEKMYPSMLSRGPDVEIEPYYCLPVGTVVHSGNGMVPWSQPTSPTPPARGFAGLLSPTHTGSAVNAGTRLTYPKKNDEVHGSQASLLSGGSSLYGSTEERQATEVRRLKRELTDARDQVMSLSSQLSTNAHVVAAFEQSLSNMTHRLQSLTATTEKKDGEILEMRQTIELLRKQSIQAGLTTAHMQSMGVQVNGQVNGTTIATEQTKTSTTNSNNTTTTNSNGANGAGSTAASATATAAGGLEMQRHHSSDSMCSLNSVSSGCSAQDSKKQKKKGWLRSSFTKAFSRNAKISKTNRHVVAGTAGTIAAAGGGGSSHVTDSAGNNHHHHHHHHHHHHGGPLVENGAGAVKPPLNGGLKQHGIPPPPSAGLPPPSPTKGSPHKTLQLIDNAKPVDAVELNGNPVVEDLKKQLREKDLVLTDIRLEALSSASQLENLKDTVMKMRQEMMNLKQNNERLQRLVTTRSLAGSEVSLGPVSPNGSIGEPRRYSLAADNGMGRAPLELPQNLDETEEDNIPPAPAPEPPPAPLSPAIIAELSPTIERAALVNEILTTPAEDVADPVDGKKISIAVYLGQPESFQKYAEEMNECDNFYHSSPDGDEMENKLGDHVGRKQSSFSVGNDVEANEFVIAYTYISGKTTWQNLDYIVRKTFKDYLSRIDPGTNLGLNTDSITSYHLGEAKRGPEMGFPELLPCGYIIGNVKTLYICLQGVGSLAFDSLILRNIVHRYISLLTEHRRLILCGPSGTGKSYLARKLAEFLVARAGRDNPLEAIATFNVDHKSSKELQQYLGHIAEQASMANGAAEDLPAVIILDNLHHASALGDVFSCLLSATASKLPCIIGTMSQATCNTTNLQLHHNFRWVLTANHMEPVKGFLGRFLRRKLFSVELHNQQQQPQLEKVLKWLPTVWQHINSFLETHSSSDVTIGPRLFLSCPMNLPDSQVWFTDVWNYHLAPYLMDAVREGVQLYGRRGGAWVDPCTYIRETYPWPIGPTTVPQLRQITADDVGLEASAPANSENQDPLLNMLMRLQEAANYNGNTEQDSDCASLDSNMTHDSSAGAE